The proteins below come from a single Mus musculus strain C57BL/6J chromosome 5, GRCm38.p6 C57BL/6J genomic window:
- the Sult1b1 gene encoding sulfotransferase family cytosolic 1B member 1: MSASEDVWRKDLKMIHGYPMIYAFALNWERIEEFQSTPGDIVITTYPKSGTTWLSEIVDMVLNDGNVEKCKRDVITSKVPMLELSVPGIRISGVELLKKTPSPRIIKTHLPIDLLPKSFWENKCKMIYLARNGKDVAVSYYHFDLMNSINPLPGTWEEYLEKFLAGNVAYGSWFDHVKSWWEKREEHPLLYLYYEELKQNPKKEIKKIASFLDKTLDEEALDRIVHHTSFEMMKENPLVNYTHLPTAMMDHSKSPFMRKGIVGDWKNYFTMTQTEQFDAVYKKKMSGTTLEFCTDIQSA; the protein is encoded by the exons ATGAGTGCCTCAGAAGACGTTTGGAGAAAAGATCTGAAGATGATCCATGGCTACCCCATGATCTATGCTTTTGCACTCAATTGGGAAAGGATTGAAGAGTTCCAGAGCACACCAGGTGACATTGTAATAACCACTTACCCTAAATCAG GTACTACTTGGCTTAGTGAGATTGTAGACATGGTTCTAAATGATGGAAATGTTGAAAAATGTAAGAGAGATGTTATCACCTCCAAAGTTCCAATGTTGGAACTGAGTGTTCCTGGAATAAGAATATCAG GTGTTGAACTCTTGAAGAAAACTCCATCACCTCGGATAATAAAGACACATCTTCCAATCGATCTACTCCCAAAATCCTTCTGGGAGAACAAGTGCAAG ATGATTTACCTTGCTCGAAATGGCAAGGATGTTGCTGTCTCCTATTATCATTTTGATCTGATGAATAGTATTAATCCTCTTCCTGGCACCTGGGAAGAATATCTGGAGAAATTCCTAGCTGGAAATG tgGCCTATGGTTCATGGTTTGATCATGTTAAGAGTTGGTGGGAAAAGAGGGAAGAGCATCCTTTACTTTACTTATACTATGAAGAATTGAAACAG aacccaaagaaagaaatcaagaagatagcCAGCTTTCTAGACAAGACCTTGGATGAAGAGGCCTTGGACAGGATCGTCCATCACACCTCCTTTGAAATGATGAAGGAAAACCCCCTGGTCAATTACACCCATCTGCCCACAGCAATGATGGACCACAGCAAGTCCCCTTTCATGAGAAAAG gTATTGTTGGGGACTGGAAAAATTACTTCACAATGACCCAAACTGAGCAATTTGATGCTGTCTATAAGAAGAAGATGTCTGGAACAACACTTGAGTTCTGCACAGACATTCAGAGTGCCTAA